In the genome of Streptomyces sp. NBC_00190, one region contains:
- a CDS encoding metal-dependent hydrolase, which produces MSNRPLAPAPVASEHMDLSPRNVSFGWEDTPLHWLPHDPFAGHMINVLHLLLPAGERWFVHVYKQVLPYIEDERLRADVVGFIGQEAMHAAAHDDVLPHLKRLGLDPTPYTAQVDWLFEKLLGDRTLPPGRARHWWLMERVAMIAAIEHYTAFLGDWVLNADELDRRGADPTMLDLLRWHGAEEVEHRSVAFDLFMHVDGNYRRRARTWATGFSALVFLWQRGVRFFMENDPHLVDGKASFGQFFRAGRQGVLPSTGAMLKSIPKYLSRTYHPSQEGCTAQAAAYLASSPGANGGVKA; this is translated from the coding sequence ATGTCTAATAGGCCGCTCGCGCCCGCCCCCGTGGCGTCGGAACACATGGACCTGAGCCCCCGGAACGTGTCCTTCGGCTGGGAGGACACCCCGCTCCACTGGCTGCCCCACGACCCGTTCGCCGGGCACATGATCAATGTGCTGCACCTGCTGCTCCCCGCGGGTGAGCGGTGGTTCGTGCACGTCTACAAGCAGGTGCTCCCGTACATCGAGGACGAGCGGCTGCGCGCGGACGTCGTCGGCTTCATCGGCCAGGAGGCCATGCACGCCGCCGCGCACGACGACGTACTCCCCCACCTGAAGCGGCTCGGGCTCGACCCGACCCCGTACACGGCGCAGGTGGACTGGCTCTTCGAGAAGCTGCTGGGCGACCGGACCCTGCCGCCGGGCCGGGCCCGGCACTGGTGGCTGATGGAGCGCGTCGCGATGATCGCGGCGATAGAGCACTACACGGCGTTCCTGGGCGACTGGGTGCTGAACGCCGACGAGCTGGACCGGCGGGGCGCCGACCCCACCATGCTGGACCTGCTGCGCTGGCACGGCGCGGAGGAGGTCGAGCACCGCTCGGTGGCCTTCGACCTCTTCATGCACGTGGACGGCAACTACCGGCGCCGCGCCCGGACCTGGGCGACGGGCTTCTCGGCACTGGTCTTCCTCTGGCAGCGCGGTGTCCGCTTCTTCATGGAGAACGACCCGCACCTGGTGGACGGCAAGGCCTCCTTCGGGCAGTTCTTCCGGGCCGGACGGCAGGGCGTGCTCCCGTCGACGGGCGCGATGCTGAAGTCCATACCGAAGTACCTGTCCCGGACGTACCACCCCTCACAGGAAGGCTGCACGGCCCAGGCGGCGGCCTACCTCGCCTCGTCCCCCGGCGCGAACGGCGGGGTGAAGGCATGA
- a CDS encoding TetR/AcrR family transcriptional regulator, whose amino-acid sequence MTTGVRRRMGVEERRQQLIGVALELFSNRSPDDVSIDEIAAAAGISRPLVYHYFPGKLSLYEAALRRAADELAQRFVEPREGPLGARLLRVMGRFFSFVDEHGPGFSALMRGGPAVGSSQTNAMIDEVRQAAYEQILAHLGIGVDDPPARLELVVRSWVSLAESTALIWLDGRKIPRSELELQLVHDFAALAAVSAAYDQEMAGILVKILAHEPADGPFGELVGRLGALVPSGVPGPR is encoded by the coding sequence ATGACAACCGGGGTGCGGCGCAGGATGGGTGTCGAGGAGCGGCGGCAGCAGCTGATCGGGGTTGCCCTGGAGCTGTTCAGCAACCGGTCCCCCGACGATGTGTCGATCGACGAGATCGCGGCGGCCGCGGGGATATCGCGGCCGCTCGTCTACCACTACTTCCCGGGCAAGCTCAGCCTGTACGAGGCCGCGCTGCGGCGGGCCGCCGACGAGCTGGCGCAGCGGTTCGTGGAGCCCCGGGAGGGGCCGCTCGGGGCCCGGCTGCTGCGGGTGATGGGGCGGTTCTTCTCCTTCGTCGACGAACACGGCCCGGGCTTCTCCGCGTTGATGCGCGGCGGTCCCGCAGTGGGGAGCAGCCAGACCAACGCCATGATCGACGAGGTGCGGCAGGCGGCGTACGAGCAGATCCTCGCGCACCTGGGCATCGGCGTCGACGACCCGCCGGCCCGGCTGGAACTCGTCGTGCGGTCCTGGGTGTCGCTCGCCGAGTCCACCGCGCTGATCTGGCTGGACGGGCGGAAGATCCCGCGGTCCGAGCTGGAGTTGCAGCTGGTGCACGACTTCGCCGCGCTGGCCGCCGTGAGCGCCGCGTACGACCAGGAGATGGCGGGAATCCTCGTGAAGATCCTGGCCCACGAGCCCGCCGACGGGCCCTTCGGGGAGCTGGTCGGGCGGCTCGGTGCGCTCGTTCCGAGCGGGGTGCCCGGCCCGCGGTGA
- a CDS encoding PepSY-associated TM helix domain-containing protein has product MPLDEVKDVRTPDADTTGPTEPAGIAKRRGGGWAALRPLLLRMHFYAGLLIAPLLFLAAATGLLYAGSWQAEKIIYSDELTVAQVGESPLPLSAQVAAAKGAAPQGDIVSVWPAPEADATTRVIMESKGLAEGETLTVFVDPYTAEVRGQLTTSGDALPLRAWLSEFHSSLQLGDFGRNYSELAASWLWVVALGGLALWIGRRRKRTAELVLPARGAEGRRRTLSWHGVVGLWSVAGLVVLSATGLTWSKYAGENIGQLQDSLGGATPTVSAKLKPGPESAGGDEHAGHTMGPGEEMPPPAPTADIGIDRAVEAARAAGVTEYLQVTLPAKGKGYVVKEKDKQVPVHLDSVAIDPADGRVMDELPFADYPLLAKMTRFGIDLHMGLTFGLVNQLALAALAVALMLLVFWGYRMWWLRRPTKDRKLSVGRAQPRGAWRKLPVSVLLPLAAVTAVVGWFVPMLGISLVAFLAVDVLLGLVARRRVKAATPA; this is encoded by the coding sequence ATGCCCCTTGACGAGGTCAAGGACGTCCGGACCCCGGACGCCGACACCACCGGACCCACCGAACCCGCCGGCATAGCCAAGCGCCGCGGCGGTGGCTGGGCCGCCCTGCGGCCGCTGCTCCTGCGCATGCACTTCTACGCGGGCCTGCTCATCGCCCCCCTGCTGTTCCTCGCCGCCGCCACCGGGCTGCTGTACGCCGGCTCCTGGCAGGCCGAGAAGATCATCTACTCCGACGAGCTGACGGTCGCCCAGGTCGGCGAGAGCCCGCTGCCGCTCAGCGCCCAGGTGGCGGCGGCCAAGGGTGCCGCGCCCCAGGGCGACATCGTCTCCGTGTGGCCCGCGCCCGAGGCCGACGCCACCACCCGCGTGATCATGGAGAGCAAGGGGCTCGCGGAGGGCGAGACCCTCACCGTGTTCGTCGACCCGTATACGGCCGAGGTGCGCGGGCAGCTCACCACCTCCGGCGACGCGCTGCCGCTGCGGGCCTGGCTGAGCGAGTTCCACTCCAGCCTCCAGCTCGGCGACTTCGGCCGGAACTACAGCGAACTCGCCGCGAGCTGGCTGTGGGTGGTCGCCCTCGGCGGCCTCGCCCTGTGGATCGGCCGCCGCCGCAAGCGCACGGCGGAGCTCGTCCTCCCCGCCCGCGGGGCCGAAGGCCGCCGCCGGACCCTGTCCTGGCACGGCGTGGTCGGCCTCTGGTCCGTCGCCGGGCTCGTCGTGCTCTCCGCCACCGGCCTGACCTGGTCGAAGTACGCCGGTGAGAACATAGGGCAGCTCCAGGACAGCCTCGGCGGGGCCACCCCCACCGTCTCCGCGAAGCTGAAGCCGGGCCCGGAGTCCGCCGGGGGCGACGAGCACGCGGGGCACACCATGGGCCCCGGCGAGGAGATGCCGCCGCCCGCCCCGACCGCCGACATCGGCATCGACCGCGCCGTCGAGGCCGCCCGGGCCGCCGGCGTCACCGAGTACCTCCAGGTGACGCTCCCGGCCAAGGGCAAGGGTTACGTGGTCAAGGAGAAGGACAAGCAGGTGCCGGTGCACCTGGACAGCGTCGCGATCGACCCCGCCGACGGCCGGGTCATGGACGAACTGCCCTTCGCCGACTACCCGCTGCTCGCCAAGATGACCCGCTTCGGCATCGACCTGCACATGGGCCTGACCTTCGGGCTCGTCAACCAGCTGGCCCTGGCCGCGCTCGCCGTCGCGCTGATGCTCCTCGTCTTCTGGGGCTACCGGATGTGGTGGCTGCGGCGGCCGACGAAGGACCGCAAGCTCTCCGTGGGCCGTGCCCAGCCGCGCGGCGCCTGGCGCAAGCTGCCCGTGTCGGTGCTGCTGCCGCTGGCCGCGGTGACGGCGGTGGTCGGCTGGTTCGTCCCGATGCTCGGGATCAGCCTCGTGGCGTTCCTCGCGGTCGACGTGCTGCTGGGCTTGGTGGCCCGGCGCCGTGTGAAGGCCGCGACCCCGGCCTAG
- a CDS encoding PDR/VanB family oxidoreductase produces MRRALTVAAVAGAAWAAKRALHGRIAKSPLWPLPALETPVSGYSPRRPLRALIVSRTEPAEGVLELTLQSSELPAWTPGAHVDVTLPSGLVRQYSLCGDPADSGTYRIAIRLVEDGRGGSREAHAQLVEGAELELRPPRNRFELVPAASYVFVAGGIGITPILPMLRAATAAGADWTLLYGGRSRASMPFLPELALHGDRVTVLPQDEAGLPDLAPLSAARPGTLVYCCGPEPLMRAVTAAVPSGVPVHLERFTPAAPGPAEAFTVELHRSGRALEVGAAETTLAAVRRALPNTPYSCEQGFCGTCQHRVLSGEVDHRDELLTDREREDSMLLCVSRAKGAHLTLDL; encoded by the coding sequence ATGAGGCGCGCCCTGACGGTCGCGGCGGTCGCGGGAGCGGCCTGGGCGGCGAAGCGGGCCCTGCACGGCCGCATCGCGAAGTCCCCGCTCTGGCCGCTGCCCGCCCTGGAGACCCCTGTCTCGGGCTACTCGCCGCGCCGCCCGCTGCGCGCTCTGATCGTCTCCCGTACGGAGCCGGCGGAGGGCGTACTGGAGCTGACCCTCCAGTCGTCCGAGCTCCCGGCGTGGACCCCGGGCGCGCACGTGGACGTCACCCTGCCCTCCGGTCTGGTCCGCCAGTACTCCCTGTGCGGCGACCCGGCGGACAGCGGTACGTACAGGATCGCGATCCGGCTGGTCGAGGACGGCCGGGGCGGCTCCCGCGAGGCGCACGCGCAGCTGGTCGAGGGCGCCGAGCTGGAACTGCGGCCGCCGCGCAACCGCTTCGAGCTGGTCCCGGCGGCCTCGTACGTGTTCGTCGCGGGCGGCATCGGCATCACGCCGATCCTGCCGATGCTCCGGGCGGCCACGGCGGCGGGCGCCGACTGGACCCTGCTGTACGGGGGCCGCTCGCGCGCGTCGATGCCCTTCCTGCCCGAACTCGCCCTCCACGGCGACCGGGTCACGGTCCTCCCGCAGGACGAGGCGGGCCTGCCCGACCTCGCCCCGCTCTCGGCGGCCCGGCCGGGCACGCTCGTCTACTGCTGCGGCCCGGAACCCCTGATGCGTGCCGTCACGGCCGCGGTCCCGTCCGGTGTCCCGGTCCACCTGGAACGCTTCACTCCGGCGGCCCCCGGCCCGGCCGAGGCCTTCACGGTCGAACTCCACCGCTCGGGCCGCGCCCTGGAGGTCGGCGCGGCGGAAACCACCCTGGCGGCGGTCCGCCGCGCCCTCCCCAACACCCCGTACTCGTGCGAACAGGGCTTCTGCGGCACCTGCCAGCACCGCGTCCTGTCGGGCGAGGTGGACCACCGCGACGAGCTCCTCACGGACCGGGAACGCGAGGACTCGATGCTCCTGTGCGTCTCCCGCGCGAAGGGCGCCCACCTCACCCTGGACCTCTGA
- a CDS encoding winged helix-turn-helix domain-containing protein translates to MANTRSITSAASAATASLTYPPSPRHRLRSVDRDEVSRVVDLLPPGATWLPAPQHTLPTAPGQPPMVGYLLLVPADQQSPVAFAPHAVAAPAAAYAPEPAAATGDALVRIDAAQRTAEVDGHVLDLTYLEFELLTHLVKHPHRVHSRDQLVTTVWGYGHVGDGRTVDVHIARLRRKLGAAHRGAIQTVRRVGYKYAP, encoded by the coding sequence ATGGCGAACACCCGATCCATCACTTCCGCCGCCTCCGCCGCGACCGCTTCCCTGACCTATCCGCCCAGTCCGCGCCACCGCCTGCGCTCCGTGGACCGGGACGAGGTGTCCCGAGTGGTGGACCTGCTCCCGCCCGGCGCCACCTGGCTGCCCGCCCCCCAGCACACGCTCCCGACGGCGCCCGGACAGCCGCCGATGGTCGGCTACCTGCTCCTGGTGCCGGCCGACCAGCAGTCGCCCGTCGCCTTCGCCCCCCATGCCGTCGCCGCCCCGGCGGCGGCGTACGCCCCCGAGCCCGCGGCCGCCACGGGCGACGCCCTGGTCCGCATCGACGCGGCGCAGCGCACCGCCGAGGTCGACGGACACGTACTCGATCTGACCTACCTGGAGTTCGAGCTGCTGACCCACCTGGTGAAGCACCCGCACCGGGTGCACAGCCGGGACCAGCTGGTCACCACGGTCTGGGGCTACGGCCACGTCGGCGACGGCCGGACCGTGGACGTCCACATCGCCCGTCTGCGCCGCAAGCTGGGCGCGGCCCACCGCGGCGCGATCCAGACGGTGCGCCGGGTGGGCTACAAGTACGCGCCCTGA
- a CDS encoding GNAT family N-acetyltransferase, translated as MIIDDGILFRPAVEKDAGTLVTMYDQAARWMRANGIDQWKPGDKDAAHFRARMGDGEVWLGGDCDGRVVGAYELWWSDEDAWGVQPPVAGYVHRLMVERQTAPAGAGRRLLEHAERRIARTGRERARLDCVSTNPRLLAYYQGAGYRVVGELPNKVGKDGRVYGVILLEKRLDRLSVV; from the coding sequence GTGATCATTGACGACGGGATCTTGTTCCGGCCGGCCGTGGAGAAGGACGCCGGCACCCTGGTGACGATGTACGACCAGGCCGCCCGGTGGATGCGGGCCAACGGGATAGACCAGTGGAAGCCCGGCGACAAGGACGCCGCCCACTTCCGTGCGCGGATGGGCGACGGCGAAGTGTGGCTCGGCGGGGACTGCGACGGGCGGGTGGTCGGGGCGTACGAGCTGTGGTGGTCCGACGAGGATGCCTGGGGCGTCCAGCCGCCGGTCGCCGGGTACGTGCACCGGCTGATGGTGGAGCGCCAGACCGCGCCCGCCGGGGCCGGGCGGCGCCTGCTCGAACACGCCGAGCGGCGGATCGCCAGGACCGGCCGGGAGCGGGCGCGGCTGGACTGCGTCTCCACCAACCCCCGGCTGCTCGCGTACTACCAGGGTGCGGGATACCGGGTGGTCGGGGAGCTCCCCAACAAGGTGGGGAAGGACGGCAGGGTCTACGGGGTGATCCTGCTGGAGAAGCGGCTCGACCGGCTCAGCGTCGTGTGA
- a CDS encoding rhomboid-like protein — protein MNAIPLGAVYAGGVQLGAYALERMGPTERERLLLDCSTNVDNLAAGRWETLLTSALVVEEPMPLPYALLLVAVLGYAEYAYGAWWTAAVFLFGHAAATLLVYGALRGTTDRPTRRAVDVGTSYGFNAVLGALTSALPRGAVRTAARAGLLALAAVPVLKRGRTFTDAGHLAALGIGIGVSLAVDCLSSPKHHKII, from the coding sequence GTGAATGCGATTCCACTCGGAGCGGTGTACGCCGGCGGGGTCCAGCTCGGGGCGTACGCCCTGGAGCGGATGGGGCCCACCGAGCGGGAGCGGCTGCTCCTGGACTGCTCGACGAACGTCGACAATCTCGCCGCCGGGCGCTGGGAGACCCTGCTGACCAGCGCGCTGGTCGTCGAGGAGCCCATGCCGCTGCCGTACGCGCTGCTGCTGGTCGCGGTCCTCGGATACGCCGAGTACGCGTACGGCGCCTGGTGGACGGCCGCGGTGTTCCTGTTCGGGCACGCCGCCGCGACCCTCCTCGTGTACGGCGCCCTGCGCGGGACGACCGACCGGCCGACCCGGCGCGCCGTGGACGTGGGGACCAGCTACGGGTTCAACGCGGTACTCGGCGCGCTGACCTCGGCCCTGCCGCGCGGGGCGGTCCGCACGGCCGCGCGGGCGGGGCTGCTGGCGCTCGCCGCCGTGCCCGTGCTCAAACGCGGCCGGACCTTCACGGACGCCGGACACCTGGCGGCGCTCGGAATCGGGATCGGGGTCTCACTGGCCGTCGATTGTCTTTCCAGCCCGAAACATCACAAAATTATATGA
- a CDS encoding tyrosine-protein phosphatase yields MTATPATTVANLRDLGGTPLSGGRTVRTGLALRSGQLDRLDLDADPVVAALGLRTVIDFRTDAERAAHPDRVPAGARLLIGDVLADKMHSGRVPAAAQLKDLLSDPAVAEEHLGDGKAQALFGDVYRSFVRSASAHAAYRMLLTEAADPEAGPLLFHCTAGKDRTGWGATVILSLLGADDETLMAEYLSVNPAVKQAFAPMIEGFTAAGGDPDIALALIGVFPAYLRAALDEVETRYGSMEKYVREGLGVSDETVESLRARLVV; encoded by the coding sequence ATGACCGCCACCCCCGCCACCACCGTCGCCAATCTCCGCGACCTCGGCGGCACCCCGCTCTCCGGCGGCCGCACCGTCCGCACCGGCCTGGCCCTGCGCTCCGGCCAGCTCGACCGGCTCGACCTCGACGCCGACCCGGTGGTGGCCGCGCTGGGCCTGCGTACCGTCATCGACTTCCGCACCGATGCCGAGCGCGCCGCCCACCCCGACCGGGTGCCGGCCGGCGCCCGGCTCCTGATCGGCGACGTCCTGGCGGACAAGATGCACTCGGGCCGGGTGCCCGCCGCGGCCCAGCTCAAGGACCTGCTGTCCGACCCCGCCGTCGCCGAGGAGCACTTGGGCGACGGCAAGGCGCAGGCCCTGTTCGGCGACGTCTACCGGTCCTTCGTGCGCTCCGCCTCCGCGCACGCCGCGTACCGGATGCTGCTCACCGAGGCCGCCGACCCCGAGGCGGGCCCGCTGCTCTTCCACTGCACGGCCGGCAAGGACCGCACCGGCTGGGGCGCGACGGTCATCCTGTCGCTGCTCGGCGCCGACGACGAGACCCTGATGGCCGAATACCTGTCGGTGAACCCGGCGGTCAAGCAGGCCTTCGCACCGATGATCGAGGGCTTCACGGCCGCCGGCGGCGACCCGGACATCGCACTCGCGCTGATCGGCGTCTTCCCCGCCTACCTGCGGGCGGCTCTGGACGAGGTCGAGACGCGCTACGGCTCCATGGAGAAGTACGTGCGCGAAGGACTCGGCGTCTCCGACGAGACGGTCGAATCGCTGCGCGCCCGGCTGGTGGTCTGA